One genomic window of Cupriavidus malaysiensis includes the following:
- a CDS encoding LysR family transcriptional regulator gives MNDQAGADPLGGIAAFVRAAEALSFVAAGRALGISASAVGKTVARLERSLGVRLFHRTTRRVTLTEEGRHFYASCRRALDELDEARATLSAAAERPRGRLRVSLPAIGYRFLLPVLPEFAQRYPEVELDLDFNDRLVDVIEGGFDAVIRSGTLSDSSLLARRLGPFRFKLCATPGYLAAAGTPRTLRELVAHACVRYRFPTTGKLQPWALADDGGEPPDLRTAMTCNNMEALRGAVMAGFGIGYMPDFLVRDAIEAGQLVPVLDAHCKAPGQFSILWPSSRQLSPKLRVFVDFACARLFQEV, from the coding sequence ATGAATGATCAGGCAGGCGCGGACCCGCTCGGCGGCATCGCCGCCTTCGTCCGCGCGGCCGAGGCGCTCAGCTTCGTGGCCGCGGGCCGCGCGCTGGGCATTTCCGCCTCGGCGGTGGGCAAGACCGTTGCCCGGCTGGAGCGCTCGCTGGGCGTGCGCCTGTTCCATCGCACCACGCGCCGCGTCACGCTGACCGAGGAGGGGCGCCACTTCTACGCCAGCTGCCGGCGCGCGCTCGACGAACTCGACGAGGCGCGCGCCACGCTGTCCGCCGCCGCCGAGCGCCCGCGCGGGCGCCTGCGCGTCAGCCTGCCGGCGATCGGCTACCGCTTCCTGCTGCCGGTGCTGCCGGAATTCGCGCAGCGCTATCCCGAGGTCGAGCTGGACCTCGATTTCAACGATCGGCTGGTGGATGTCATCGAAGGCGGTTTCGACGCGGTGATCCGCAGCGGCACGCTCAGCGACTCCAGCCTGCTGGCGCGCCGCCTCGGCCCCTTCCGCTTCAAGCTGTGCGCCACGCCCGGCTATCTCGCCGCCGCCGGCACGCCGCGCACGCTGCGCGAGCTGGTGGCGCATGCCTGCGTGCGCTACCGCTTCCCGACCACCGGCAAGCTGCAGCCCTGGGCGCTGGCGGACGACGGCGGCGAGCCGCCGGACCTGCGCACGGCGATGACCTGCAACAACATGGAAGCCCTGCGCGGCGCGGTGATGGCCGGCTTCGGCATCGGCTACATGCCCGACTTCCTGGTGCGCGACGCGATCGAAGCGGGGCAGCTCGTGCCGGTGCTGGATGCGCACTGCAAGGCGCCGGGGCAGTTCTCCATCCTGTGGCCATCGAGCCGGCAGCTGTCACCCAAGCTCAGGGTGTTCGTCGATTTCGCTTGTGCGAGGTTGTTTCAGGAGGTTTGA
- a CDS encoding methyl-accepting chemotaxis protein: MFASLRARIVALSVAIVVAALTINAILNYVVADRYNDASISETLSAIEGGHVEAMGEWVAGHVQMIVSLQDAVLQPEPEAALKLVAAAGGFTNVYVGYADHTARFSNPTGIPPGYDPTVRPWYQQAAKAGKPVVTPPYVDAGTGKLVVAFAVPVLKDGELKGVVSGDVNMDSVVANVKSIRPTPASFGMLVARSGEIVAHPDDKLTLKPVTDLVPALDTGKLAALAGAEAPLPVQAGGVAKLLFARPVPGTDWLAVLAMDQAEAGAGMRSVLWTSLLALVVIAVLAAIIVAGATGVSFRRLTQIRDAMRDIGRGEADLTRRLPADGRDETAQIAQAFNAFADQLAGVMRQIRDASASVHAAADEIAAGNNDLSRRTESAAASLQQTAASMEQITATVGQSASSAQQADHLAVAAAQGAGNGGSAIQDAIVTMGAIEQAAVKVSDIIGVIEGIAFQTNILALNAAVEAARAGEQGRGFAVVAGEVRALAQRSAQAAKEIKTLIESTVGSVSTGSGQVRRAGDTMQRIVGDVGKVSRIISEISQAAGEQTRGIQEVNQAVSQLDQMVQQNAALVEQSSAAAEALQTQAASLAGVVGGFRLH, from the coding sequence ATGTTCGCATCCCTACGCGCCCGCATCGTGGCCCTATCCGTGGCCATCGTGGTGGCAGCGCTGACCATCAATGCCATCCTCAACTACGTCGTCGCCGACCGCTACAACGACGCCTCCATCAGCGAAACGCTGTCCGCCATCGAAGGCGGCCACGTGGAAGCCATGGGCGAATGGGTGGCCGGCCACGTGCAGATGATCGTGTCGCTGCAGGACGCCGTGCTGCAGCCCGAGCCCGAGGCCGCGCTCAAGCTGGTGGCGGCCGCCGGCGGCTTCACCAACGTCTACGTCGGCTATGCCGACCACACCGCCCGCTTCTCCAACCCGACCGGCATCCCGCCCGGCTACGACCCCACCGTGCGCCCCTGGTACCAGCAGGCCGCCAAGGCCGGCAAGCCGGTGGTGACGCCGCCCTACGTGGACGCCGGCACCGGCAAGCTGGTGGTGGCCTTCGCCGTGCCGGTGCTGAAGGACGGCGAGCTCAAGGGCGTGGTCTCGGGCGACGTCAACATGGACAGCGTGGTGGCCAACGTCAAGTCCATCCGCCCCACCCCGGCCAGCTTCGGCATGCTGGTGGCGCGCAGCGGCGAGATCGTCGCGCACCCGGACGACAAGCTCACGCTCAAGCCCGTGACCGACCTCGTGCCCGCGCTGGACACCGGCAAGCTCGCCGCGCTGGCCGGCGCCGAGGCGCCGCTGCCGGTGCAGGCGGGCGGCGTGGCCAAGCTGCTGTTCGCGCGCCCGGTGCCGGGCACCGACTGGCTCGCCGTGCTGGCGATGGACCAGGCCGAGGCCGGCGCCGGAATGCGCTCGGTGCTGTGGACCTCGCTGCTGGCGCTGGTGGTGATCGCGGTACTGGCCGCCATCATCGTGGCCGGCGCCACCGGGGTCTCCTTCCGCCGCCTGACGCAGATCCGCGATGCCATGCGCGACATCGGCCGCGGCGAAGCCGACCTCACGCGCCGCCTGCCCGCCGACGGCCGCGACGAGACCGCGCAGATCGCCCAGGCCTTCAACGCCTTCGCCGACCAGCTCGCCGGCGTGATGCGCCAGATCCGCGACGCCAGCGCCTCCGTGCATGCCGCCGCCGACGAGATCGCCGCCGGCAACAACGACCTGTCGCGCCGCACCGAATCCGCCGCCGCCAGCCTGCAGCAGACCGCCGCCTCGATGGAGCAGATCACCGCCACCGTCGGCCAGTCCGCCAGCTCCGCCCAGCAGGCCGACCATCTCGCCGTTGCCGCCGCGCAAGGCGCCGGCAACGGCGGCAGCGCCATCCAGGACGCCATCGTCACCATGGGCGCCATCGAACAGGCCGCGGTCAAGGTCTCGGACATCATCGGCGTGATCGAGGGCATCGCCTTCCAGACCAATATCCTGGCGCTCAACGCCGCGGTGGAAGCCGCCCGCGCCGGCGAACAGGGCCGCGGCTTCGCCGTGGTGGCCGGCGAAGTGCGCGCGCTGGCCCAGCGCAGCGCCCAGGCCGCCAAGGAGATCAAGACCCTGATCGAAAGCACCGTGGGCAGCGTCAGCACCGGCTCCGGCCAGGTACGCCGTGCCGGCGACACCATGCAGCGCATCGTCGGCGACGTCGGCAAGGTCAGCCGCATCATCTCCGAGATCTCGCAGGCCGCCGGCGAACAGACGCGCGGCATCCAGGAAGTGAACCAGGCCGTCAGCCAGCTCGACCAGATGGTGCAGCAGAACGCCGCGCTGGTGGAGCAATCGTCCGCCGCCGCCGAAGCACTGCAGACGCAGGCCGCCAGCCTGGCGGGCGTGGTGGGGGGGTTCCGGCTGCACTGA